GGAGACTGAAGCACGGCGGCGGATCGGATGACACTATGCGACAGCTAGAAACCGGCGGGAAGCTCTTTTTCGACGAGATCGGCGATTGGTGCGGCGCTGTCGAAATCGCCGATTTTCACCAGGGCTTCAAGCATACGGACAGACCTGGACATGTCGTCTTTGCCTTTGCACAGGTGTTCATGCTGCGCATCTATTTCGTTGAATTCTTTTCTGTTTTTGCTCAATTTTTCGTCACTTTGAGGGCTAAAGCCGTATCTCTGCAAGTCTTGTATGACGGCAAGCGCGGCAGCGGACAAGGCAGCTTTCTTTGCGGAAAGATTGAGGCAGTGGTCCACGAGGATAAAATAACGCTTCAAAACACGCTTCGCTTTGACCTCGTTGCTTTCCTGAAAAGAAAGCATGCCGGGATTCTGGGATACGTAAAAAAAAGCGGTGGCGCACACGATGCAGACAATGCCGGTGATCAGAAGGATTTCCAGCCTGCTCATGTCCTGCCCCCTGGGTTGCGGTTTTGCCCGGGACGCTACGAAGCTGGAAAAATCTTTGCAAGAAGTATTTCCGCCATCTTGACATTTTTTTCCTTTTCGGGTTTGGCTGGTGGCCCCAACTACACGTGGCCGTCCGTCGCCACGATCCGGTCCCAAGCCGGGTTGAAGAACGGATGTTTTGTTTTTGTCGCCAAGCACCTTCCTTTGGGAGGGGCAAGCAATTGGCGGCATGACGTCCGGGTGTCCGCGAGGCCCCGGCCGCGTGTAGCGGGGGAACGTCATGCCGCCTTTTTTTGTGCCCAAACCCCAACTACACGAGGTGCCTTGTGAAAATCGACTTTTCCCCCCTTTCCCCGGCCGATGGCAACGGACTGAAAACCGTGGTTCTGTCCCACTTCCTGGAAACCCTTGGCGACGTGCACCGGTATTACATGCGGTTCGAGGCGCGCTCGGCCCGGGTGTGGATTCTGGCCGAATGCCTGGGCTACGCCCTGGCCATCTGCCGGGCGCTTTTGGCCGAACGCGGGGACTGCTTCCTGAACTTGAGCGCGTCCGGCGAGACCTGCCGGGTCGTGGAACCGGAAGGGAGGGCGTCATGAAGCGCGACACCATCCAGGTTCCGGCCGCCACCCTCACGGACGCGGCCTCGGCCGTCGCCGGGCACACCTTCGCCCTGGAGGCCCTGGCCACCATGCTGGATTGCGTGGCCGACACCCGGCCCCAGGACACCCTTGTGGACTGCGCGTTCGGGGCGGGGACCATTTTGCGGAGTCTGGCCCGGGACGTGCGGGGGGTCGGCGACGACCTCCACGGGCTGGCGTATCCAACGGGATTTTCAAAACTGGAGGTGGTGAAGTGAACGCGGTGCAGCCTTTTTACTTCGACGGCCACGAGGTGCGCACGGTCCTGGACGAACGGGGAGAGCCCTGGTTCGTGGCCAAGGACGTGTGCCGGGTGTTGGATTTGGGGAACGTGACCGAGTCCGCGCGTGGATTGGATGAGGACGAAAGAGGTTTCTTCAGAAATCCTGAACAAACCCCCGAGGGCGGAAACCCGAACATGCTCACCATCTCCGAGTCCGGTCTGTACGGCCTGATCTTTCGGAGCCGCAAGCCCGAGGCCCGGGCGTTCCGGAAGTGGGTGACCGGGACGGTGCTCCCGGCCATCCGCAAGACCGGGCGCTTCATGCCCGGCGAATCCGTGGTTGTGGAACTGCCCCGGCGGGTGCGGGCCATGCGCCCCCACATCCGGGTGGCGGTCCTGTCCGGAGCGGTGCAGGCCGCCAAGATGGGCAATCTCGGGTCCGACGACATCTATTTTCATCTCCGCACGCTGTTCGAGATCATCGCTGGCCCGGACCAGATCGAGGAACGCCTTGAAGGGGCGCAACGCGCCGTGCGCTGGGAGCGCCACTTCGAGGACTGGGCCGAGGAATGCATCGAGAAGAGCAAAGGAAGTGTCGTCGGGGCGCAAGACTTATACGAGTCTTTTTTAGGTTACTGCAAAGCACAACTTGGAGTGGAAGGCCCTTCACAACGCCGGTTCGGTTCCTGGCTGGGACAGAGGTTCTACCGGGAAAAGAAACACAACGTGCGCTACTTCGGGTTGCGGTTGCGCGACATAGATGGGTAGCACAAAGGGAGACGGCTGATGGCCTCCAATATCTTGGATATCAAGATCAAGGCGGAGACTGACGAAGCCCAGGCCAAGCTGGAGCACCTGGGACAGGTCATCAAAAAAGGCCTGGCCCAGGAGGGGCTGGCCGCGCTGGAGTCCATGTCCACCCGGGTCGAGCAGGCGTTTGCCGGGATCGAGCTGGAGGGCGTGCGGCGCGTGGGTGCGGTGCAGAAGGCCTTTTCCGAACTGGGCGTGCTGTCCACGGACAAGGTCCGGGCCCAGATCCAGCAGATCATCGCCAGCTACCGGACCCTGTCCGAGTCCGGCGAGGTATCGGCCCGCGACCTGGAGACGGCGCACGCATCCATGGTGGCCAAGATTCAGGCTGTGAGCGCGGCCTACCGCGAGTCCGGAGCGGCCGCCAAGTCCGGCATGACCGAGGCCGGGGCGGCCACCGCCACGGGCATGGCCGAGGCCGAGGCCGCGATCCTGTCCACAGACACGGCTCTGGCCACCCTTGGGGTGCGTTCCGCCGCCCAGGTCAAGGACAAGATCCAGGAGCTGGTTGCGGCCTACCGGGCGCTGCGGGACTCCGGGGAGCTGTCCGGCCGCGACCTGGCCGCCGCGCATGCGGCCATGGTCACCAAGATCCAGGCCGTGAGCGCGGCCTACCGGAGCACGGGCGGCGCGGCCAAGTCCGGGATGGCCGAGGCCGAGGCCGCGACCCGGGCCACGGACAAGGCCCTGGCGTCGCTTGGCGTGCAGTCCGGGGCGCAGGTCAAGGCCCGCATCCAGGAGTTGATCACATCCTACCGGACCCTGCGCGACTCCGGGACCATGTCCACCCGGGATCTGGCTGTCGCCAAAACCGCCCTGACCGCCAAACTCCAGCAACTGGCCCAGGGATATCGCAATGCAGGGCAGCAGCAGCGTGGCCTGTCGTCGGAGATGGGGCGCGCGCCGGGGCTGATCCAGAACGTGGACGCCCGCCTGAAAAACCTGTTGCAGACCTACCTGGGGCTGTACGCAGCCCAAAAGATTTTCACCGGCATCGTCACGGCCTACAAAAATGCCGAGACGGCCAGTTTCAACCTGGAGTCGGCGGTCAAGTCCGCCAGCCGGGAGTTTTCCCAGACCGGCGGCATCGACCGCTGGCGGGCCGCGATTGGGCAGATGCGGCAGGAGTTGGTGATCTATTCCGAGTCCGACCTGACGGCGGCGGCGGCCAAAACGATCAACATGACCAAGCGGCTGGGGCTGTCCGCCGACCAGATGGAGGTGGTCATGCGCCGCACGGCGGACATCGCGGCCGGGAAAATGCCCCTGGCCGACGCCATCGAGCGCGTCACGGCGGCGATCAGAGGTGAGTCCGAGGCCTCGGAAATGCTGGGGCTGACGCTCAACGAATCCCACGTCAAGGAACGATATGAGGAACTGTATCAGGTGCAGGGCCGGGCCTGGTCAAGCCTGACCGAGTTGGAGAAGGCCCAGATACGTTACAACGTGTTGCTGGAGCAGACCCAGGCGGACATCGGCAAGGCGCGGGACAGCGCCAACACCTACGCCGGGGCGCTCAAGTACATCACGTCCGTGCTCGAAGACACGGTGGCCAAGAACGAAAGTCTGGCCGAGGCCATGGTCACGCTTGGCGATTATTTCCGAAACAACGCCAGCGAGGTTGCCGCCCTGGCCACGGCGCTGGTGGAGA
Above is a genomic segment from Desulfolutivibrio sulfodismutans DSM 3696 containing:
- a CDS encoding BRO family protein — its product is MNAVQPFYFDGHEVRTVLDERGEPWFVAKDVCRVLDLGNVTESARGLDEDERGFFRNPEQTPEGGNPNMLTISESGLYGLIFRSRKPEARAFRKWVTGTVLPAIRKTGRFMPGESVVVELPRRVRAMRPHIRVAVLSGAVQAAKMGNLGSDDIYFHLRTLFEIIAGPDQIEERLEGAQRAVRWERHFEDWAEECIEKSKGSVVGAQDLYESFLGYCKAQLGVEGPSQRRFGSWLGQRFYREKKHNVRYFGLRLRDIDG